The following nucleotide sequence is from Tribolium castaneum strain GA2 chromosome 5, icTriCast1.1, whole genome shotgun sequence.
TGTAGAATCGGTGAGGACTAGCATGGAAGCGTACAAAACTGGCGCTAATGCCATTATTGACCTCTCACACGAGCCCACAATGAAAATTTCCAGCGGGTGGTTGAAGCAAAAAGTGAGCGAAGTTCTGGACTTGCAGAAGTTGTATGTGACACCGTCGAGGAGATTCCGCAACACGATTTGTCACGGGGATGTTTGGACGGGGAATTTTATGTTCAAAATGGagcaaaaatcgaaaaattgcgTCCTTGTTGATTTCCAGGCCTGTAGATATGGACCCCCAGCACAGGATGTTATGGCGTTTTTGCATTTGACCACCAACAGGGATTTTAGGGATAAACATCAAGAAGAAGTGCTGGGGTTTTATTGTAAGGAACTGGACGCGAGTTTGGACAAGTTTGGGCTTAAAAATCTGATTACGAGGGAAGAGTTTGATGAAAGTTGCCGCTTTTATAAACGTTATGCTATGGTTCAAGCTGTTCTACTTTTCCAAATTGTCGTAATGTCTGAAGAAGTCGCACGTGAACTGTTTGCAAATCAGGACAAAGTCTTGTCGGTGTTTTTTAAggagaaatacaattttattactGAAGTTTGTCGAAAGGACCCGATTTTTAGGAAAATGAATTTTGAAGCTATTGCCGAGCTTAGGGAATTTTTTGAGGGTCAAATGTAACgtgaaataattgtcaaaataaatttatttcctacaaataatCACAATAATCCTTAAGGTCCTGAATCGAATCCCGAATccgatttttatatttttcgtcCTTGTCCATATACTCTCTAACAAGGACGCTCCTATTTTcaaacaaacttttttatttttctcttgaTCTCCGAAAAACTCCTTCACGGTCTGCCTATCCAACAAAATTAAGGGAAAATACGTCGCTGCTTGAATCATCCCGAACAGTTTTTGTTCCTCACAACTTGCTAAAAACTCTTTAAACGGAATAATCTTCTTCATATCATACCCTCCAAGTGTTTTTTTGGGCGATCATTTCACTCTTACGATCACAACCAAGTCGAATGTAACTGACAAAGAACACAAATTTCGTTTTGGAAGTGAACGGATTTTTCAAAGAGCAAggtttttttaccaaattctGCGACCTGGTGAAAGAACACTCAATCAGCAGCCTTTTGGACAACACGATCCCAACTTGCTACCTGATCAAAGACGACAAATTTGTTTTCGAAGACTTGTCAACGAAAAACTACACTACTTTGTCTTCACGTGAGTGCTTAAGCCTTGACTGTGTCAAATCGGCTCTCACGAGTTTGGCAAAATTGCACGCCACTGGACTTATCCTTGAAGAAAAAACCTCGTGCAAGTTGAACGAAAAACTGGCGAAGGAACTCGCTGAAGCCTTTTATTCCGATGTAGAATCGGTGAGGACTAGCATGGAAGCGTACAAAACCGGCGCTAATGCCATTATTGACCTCTCACACGAGCCCACAATGAAAATTTCCAGCGGGTGGTTGAAGCAAAAAGTGAGCGAAGTTCTGGACTTGCAGAAATTGTATGTGACACCGTCGAGGAGATTCCGCAACACGATTTGTCACGGGGATGTGTGGACGGGGAATTTTATGTTCAAAATGGagcaaaaatcgaaaaattgcgTCCTTGTTGATTTCCAGGCCTGTAGATATGGACCCCCAGCACAGGATGTTATGGCGTTTTTGCATTTGACCACCAACAGGGATTTTAGGGATAAGCATCGAGAAGAAGTGCTGGGGTTCTTCTATAAGGAACTGGACGCGAGTTTGGACAAGTTTGGGCTTAAAAATCTGATTAAGAGGGAAGAGTTTGATGAAAGTTGCCGCTTTTATAAACGTTACGCTATGGTCCAAGCTATTATACTATTCCAAATTGTCGTAATGTCTGAAGAAGTCGCACGTGAACTGTTTGCGAATCAGGACAAAGTCCTGTCGGTGTTTTTCAAGGAGAAATACGATTTTATTACTGAAGTTTGTCAAAAGGACCCGATTTTTAGGAAAATGAATTTTGAGGCCATTGCCGAGCTTAGGGAATTTTTTGAGGGTCAAATGTAACGTGAAATAATTgtcgaaataaatttatttcctacaaataatCACAATAATCCTTAAGGTCCTGAATCGAATCCCGAATccgatttttatatttttcgtcCTTGTCCATATACTCTCTAACAAGGACGCTCCTATCTTcgaacaaactttttttatttttctcttgaTCTCCGAAATACTCCTTCACGGTCTGACCATCCAACAAAATTAAGGGAAAATACGTCGCCGCTTGGATCATCCCGAACAGTTTTTGTTCCTCACAACTTGCTAAAAACTCCTCGAACGGAATAATCTTCTTCATATCGTACCCTCCAAGTGTCACGTGTTTCTCCAAATCGGTGTAGTAAATCCCAATCAAATTATACATAAACCTCTTTCTAAACTCCCTCGAAGTTGTTAAATGTATCAGAGACATCACATCCTGAGCTGGGGGCGCATATCTGGCACACTGAAAATCCACTAATCTTCCTTTGACAGGTTTATTATTCTCGTCGTGTTTGATGACAACATTTGTGGCCCAAATATCACCGTGGCACACAACATTGCGGAATTTTTTCGAAGGTTTCACCAAATCGTAAACTTGAGGACAGACTTGCGAGAGGACTGTGCGAAAGTCTTTCCCCGAAATGAGctttttgggaaaattaaaGAGCTCAATTGAGTTCAAAACACCGGTGATTGCAGCGTTGATTTCCTTCTTCAAGGGGAAATCCTCACGGTCGTTGTAATAACTTTCGGCAAATTCATAAAGATCGGTCAATCGACGCGATTTCTTCTCTTCGTAAAGCAGACTTGAGGCGTGCAGCCGTGCTAGAGCTTCCAAAGCGACTTTAACCGAATCCCAATCGAAAACTTCGTGTTTATTTAGACTTTTGTAACCCTTTTCTATCAAGTTATCCATCACGATGTACTTATCCGAAGCGAAATAACATCGGGGGATGCACTCGTCCAAAGTTTTGATTTCTTCATCTTCCATTACGGCGAAGAGTTTGTACATGAAAATCTCCTTCTTGAAGGCACCCGTCCCTTCGATAAATTCAATCACGAAGGGCACTCGGGGAAAAAGTTTTACGAAGAATGTGAAACGTGTCTCGGAAGTTTTCAAGTCATTGCCAGGCTTTATATTGACGTTCAAAATCGCATGGTCACCACATAATCCAATCCATTCGCCCAACATATCAAGAGTGAAACTCACAATAATAAACTTGTCCGATTCAAGCTTCTTGCGGAGAATTTGAGACACTTCATCTTCACTTAGAGCGGGTCTTTGCAATGTTTCTTCCATTTTATCACAGCTTGTACTAAAGATGTTCGGGAATTTATCACCTGAGCAAACACAATTCActtaagataaaaataaaccaagtGGTTGCTCGTCTTATCTCTTCTAACACTAGATAGACTATTTTGGGATCGATAAGTAAACGaaaaaaactccaaaattttCTACCACGTCTagattttaagtttaaagatgatttatttcaaaatttatgttttaaggTTGACTTAAATATGAGGATAGGAATTCACTCCGGATCGGTCCTTTGTGGGGTCCTTGGACTGCGCAAATGGCAGTTTGACATATTTTCATACGATGTCCGATTGGCCAACCACATGGAATCCGGCGGGATTCCggggtaaaaaaataatttgttatctCAAAAACTCAAGAAAAATTTTCAGCCGTGTCCACATATCCGAAGCGACTTATCAATGCCTGAACGGGGCTTACGAAGTGGAGCCTGGGAACGGCCAAGAGCGCGACTGTTACCTCCGCGAACACGACGTCACAacctatttaataaaacaagtaGAGCCGATGAAACCTCGCCGGAGACTTGCTTCCCGCCCTAGCATTTTCTCTAACAAATTGTGGCCCGACGACGAAAACGGCGGGAGTGCAATGAGCTCTCCGAAGACGCCGTCCACTCCAGCATCGCCCCCGCCCCAAACTTCCATCGAGCGGAGCGACTCCGGGATCCAGCAAAGCACAGTGGAGGAGGAGAACACGACGGACTGGACCCCGGAAATCCCATTTGAAAATGTGCGACACTTATTATAACTCGTTAATTTCTGACTTGTTTTTGCAGTTGCATCATGCCCTTTCCGGCGACTTGGACGAGGATATCGACTCGATTAATTATCCTTACAATAAGCAAAAGTACGATTTGGCGGAGTCCAGGCGCAAAACCGGCACTTTCCGCTCGACTATCGAGCAAGTGGACGATATCATCGACCACAGCATCGAGATCGAGAGCAACAAACGCATGCGAAGCGCGAATGTGAACGCCTGGACTCTCAGGTTCATCGACAAGGACATGGAGTACCAATTCAGCCAACTCCGGGAGGACATGTTCAAGTCAAACATGCTGTGTTGTTTCATAATTTGGCTGTTTATCGTTGTGTGCCAAGTCGTTGCTTTCAAGCATTTGGACGATGTTGTTATCGGTTTGTTAACCGTCATCACTGTTATTTTAACATCGACGAGTGTGCTAGTGATGGCAGAGGAGTTCGAGCAACTGCCTGAGTACCTCCAGAAAATCTCGTACACTTTGGTGCACAACAGACGCAGCAGAACGGCGTTCATCTGCGGTGTTATAATTATAATGGCAATGACGAGCTCGGCGAGTTTGATTTTAAGAGAGCAAGACAACGATAACTGCCATCCACCTTCAACCTCTTCCCTAAATAGTTTATCCACCCCAAACCCACCAATGGCAAACACGTCGGATAAAACCGTCGAACTGCTTTTGAATTTGTTAACCAGTGGACGAAATGTAACCATCATGACTTTAGATTCGCCGAGACAAAACTGTTCCGATAACAATTGTTTGAGAAATTTACTCAAATCGATCGAAATCGACGAACTGGTCAAAGAAGCCGAAAATATCTCACTTCTCAACAGCGAAATGACGGCCGTTATCAACAGCATCAATCAAAAACTCAAAGTTCTGAACCAAACACTGCTAAGTATTAAGCACGAAACGGTTCGAAAAAAACGCTCACTTGGTGAGGATTCGAACCGAGATTCTAATAGTACAAATGATGCCGAAACGGACTCAAAACCGAGGTGTCCACACCCAGAATACATCGTTTTCACTTGGATTCTGTGTCTCATAGCGCTTGCCACAGCGCTGAAACTCTACTATTTGATCAAATTATTTCTAGCAATAGTCATGTTGACGGTTTACATCGTACTCATCCTGGAACCCTACGAAGAAGTCTTCAAAAACGCCTGCAGCGGGTAGGAAACCTAGCCATTATTACTCACTTGCTAGGCAggtgcaaataaataaaaattaaattaaaaaaacaaataaaataaaaaaatatatgatgATTAGTCAATTACACATACTCACAAAGTGTGACTTTACCTCTTTCGTTTTGTCCCAATTTACAAGCAGCGAATGtttttcatatattttttaattaattagcataaaaacacaaccagAAAGATAAAGCCCTTTGgctgtttattttatttaatttttgttttcttgatattttactttatactttccaaaaaattatttaagaaaaaataaaatgaggCCATTTCTAAGAACAAAGCCCTAGCAACTGGGCTGATTTTGAGCCAATCTTGCATCCCTTATGATTAAAAATGCCCTTTTGCAGCAACACGATTCCGCTGCCCTTCCAAATGACAATCCTCCTCtgtgtttttttcttgatGGTGGCTTACCACGCAAGATTGGTCGAAGTGACTTCGCGTTTGGACTTCTTGTGGAAGCAGCAAGCTGAACGTGAACTGAACGATATGGAGGAGACGCGACACACAAACACCCAGTTACTGAAGAACATTCTTCCTGACCACGTCGCTCAGCATTTTTTGAGCAACGAACGCAACAGCGAAGAGTTGTATTCGCAATCGAGGGAGGAAGTTGGTGTCCTTTTCGCGAGCATTCCCAACTTTACCGAGTTCTATTCGGAGGATATCAACAAAGGGCTGGAGTGTATAAGGCTGCTGAATGAGATTATCGCCGATTTTGACGAGTTGTTGGACGAGGAGCGGTTTAGTATgattgagaaaattaaaacagtgaGCGCGACGGCCACTTACATGGCCGCGTCTGGGCTCAATCCCACCCATAAAGATGCCCTGAACACGGACAGTCCTGAGCATTTATGTGCCCTTATCGACTTTGCCATCGCAATGCGTCAGAAGCTGGACGAGATTAACAAAGAatcgtttaataattttggacTTCGGGTGGGGGTTTCATGCGGGAGTCTTGTGTGTGGCGTCATTGGGGCAAGAAAGCCTGTGTTTGATATTTGGGGTAATACAGTCAATGAGGCGTCTCGGATGGACTCGACAGGGGTCATAGGCCAAATCCAAGTCCCCAAATACACAGCACAGGTACTCAAACGTTCAATTTCGGccaaaatttcacaattttgtAGCTACTTGGGGTCCGAGGCTACGAGGTGAAAAAGCGAGGGATAATCGAAGTTAAGGGCAAAGGTCAGATGGAGACCTACTTCGTGATGGGGCGGCAACAAGGGCGCCCCCCCAGCTTCCAGCGCCAACCGAGCCATTACAGCACCTTGGCGGCTGTGGTCTACGCCATGGCCCAGACTCGGCGCAAACACACTGGACACACTCGTGAgtactgaaaataatttatttgagcgtaggaCCTCTGTGCATTTTCAGCCGGAAGTTCCGTGCTGGGGCGCGCCCGCACCCAGCAAAAAATCGACGTGGGCAAGAAGATAATCAACTACAGTTCGATGCGGATACCCCATCGGACCCCAGCGTACCCCATCCGCCGCAACACGACGCGGGCCAACCAGAGAAACATGCACGCGCGGTCCCAACCCAACATGCGCCAGCTGGGCTCCGGGAGCCACCTGGAGAACATCAAATCGTACAAGTCGATCGATAAAGACATCACCGTGAACAACATCAGCAAAATGATGGTGTCCCAATCCGCCCCCCACACCCCCGTGTCCGCCCCCAACCACACCGAAGGCCCCATCTTCAAGTCAGTCCCCAGACTCCTGTCCGAGCCCATGGTGGGCTACCGGTCGAAGTCGTCATCGCCGGCGACCAAGACGAGCAAACTGGAGCGGAACTCGCCGCAGTTGGGGGACAGCTTCAAGGTGCGCTCGCTGGGCCCCCACGTGCCGGTGCACACCTCGCCGAAGCATCTGAAGAAGGACAAGTTTTTCCTTAAATCGCCTCTGATTAAAAGGGACACGAAAATTCAGCTTGAGAGAGGGGGCAGTAAGGAGAAACCTGAAAGGATCAACTCGTTGGATGGCACTCACGTTTAATCGATGTTTTTTTGGTGTCGTTTCATTGTGATAGGGGGGTTTGAGTAAATCtagtcatttttttattttcgggaCCAATTTATCTCTGGAGGGTCTGCCGCTTTTAtgttgtaaataaatgttGTTGGAACGTAGTGTGTTTCTTTTCTTCGGCTTGTTTGCGAGAACTTTGTGAATCACTGGCTGGAAAATTAATGTGTTTCCGGGACCATGCCACCGTTAAATGCGAGTTAACCCTGAGCTCTATATAAAATTGATTTGTCCGATATTTTTTAACGAGATAACAAGATGAAAGTTAAGTCCTGAAACTGATGACGAGGGGCTTTTACCGCTGTGGATATTTATGgaattaattgcaaaatttggtgatttcaTTAATACCAATTATGTTATTCTATATATACTATTCGATCAATAGTGCGCGTTAtcactaaaaataatataatttggAATTCTCTAATTAAAGAAACTGGaccagaaaattaaaaataactttctcTCAGGccgtttataattttataccacacaaaaaatattttttcttaaaatttaaatcgagaTTGCTTTAATAATACTCACCATTCGCAACCACACGCCCCCACACTGATCAACAAACATCATAACTTTACAAAATAGCAGAATCCCGACCATATGTGGGTTTTTCAGGATTTAgataatattttcaattttgtttgtCATTGTAAAAACAGGAATAGTTCGAGAAATGCGGTGAGTGGCAACGAGTTGTTACAGATTTTCGAATAATGAAAAGTCGGGTTTATAAAGGCATCCGATTGCATCGATGGACCAACAAATTTTACTGCAAGTATTTAGAATCGCTCTATTTAGACTATTCTCACCAACAACGTCGTGAGACTTTAATTCTGATCATTTTGACGGATTGCTTTCTCTCAGTACGTATTCTTTTGATTCGGTATCAagaaatcttaaatttttattatagatCCCATTTATTGTGTACTATTTAACCCAATTACCACGCTACACGACACAACTAACCGTCAACAGTTGCTGcctatttttcaattttatccTATTCTTAATATGTTGGAAGTGCTTACCTAAGAACCACCTGAACTGGGCCGCTTTGTGTTCGTGGGTGGTTTTGATGACTCACAGTTAGTTTACACATTTGTGCCACcaaattactaaataaaatcaaGGTGTTGTAGAtaactttgataaaaaagaTCAAGAAAGGCTTTGGTACTACGTCTGGTACAGTATTACCACAATTTTCGTACCATACACCTTATTCCCTCTTTCACTTTTGTGGGCCCTTGTACTTGGCAGTACTTCATTTATGGTTCACAtcattttaatagttttatacAAACTAgagaataattttgatttgaaaGAAACTGCTTGCGATGGCGTTTTCTTTTTCACGGTTAATTTCGCCGGAGcttatatcaaaattttgacggACGGAAGTCAGAGGAGATCCTTTGTTCAAACGTTACGTTTCCTGGAAAATCGGTTCAAAGCCCAAcaagaaaacgaaaaacaaGTCCAATTAATTTTCTCGATCCTTCCCGACTTCGTGGCCAAAGAAATGTTCGCAGATATCGAGAACGAAGAACGGAGAGGCTCGGTACAACCGCAACAGTTCCACAAAATATACATCCACAAGTACAACAATGTGAGCATCCTTTTTGCCGACATTAAAGGCTTCACAGCCTTGGCCAGTAAATGCACGGCCCAGGAACTAGTGAGGAACCTCAACGACTTGTTCGCCCGGTTCGACAAATTAGCGACGGTACAAACCGCCCCTTTTAGCTCCTTTCATTCGCCCAATTTTCCAGAAACATGACTGTTTGCGAATCAAACTTTTGGGTGACTGTTACTACTGCGTGTCAGGTTTGCCGAACGCACGCGAGGACCATGCAGACTGTGCCGTCGAAATGGGCCTGAACATGATCAAAGCAATCAAGGACACGAAAACGAAAACTCAAGTCGATATCGATATGAGAATAGGAATCCATTCCGGATCAGTACTTTGTGGCGTTTTGGGTTTGAGGAAGTGGCAGTTCGATATTTGGTCCCATGATGTCAAAATTGCCAATCGGATGGAAGCAACTGGCATTGCAGGGTAGGTGTGAAGATTTTCTtgagtttttacaaaaattttcaggcGAGTGCACATTTCCGACGCCACGCTTCGCGCCTTGACCAAGGAATTCAGAGTCGAGGCGGCACACGGCAGGGAAAAGGACTCGCTTTTACGCAAAAATGACATTCAAACGTACTTTATTTTGGAGGACCCCGTTTACGAGAACGTGGAGTTGCCCAAAATGGCCACGCCGCCGCCGAAAAGGCAGTCGGTTAACGTGGACTGGATCCCGGAAATTCCCTTCAAAAATGTAAGGACAACTcacgaattttcaaaaaacatctTTGCCGCGTTTTGTAGCTACAAAGGGCCTTAAGTGAGGATAACAGCGCCGAAAGTCTGACCTGCATTTCGAAAACTAAAGGAAAATACGATGTTTCCAGGAGAGAATCCGAAATTGAAGCACCGCATTGTAATGATACCATTACGAACATGATTGAAACGAATTTAGAGCAGCAGTGGACGTTCCTTAATAAATTAACGTTAAAATTTGTGGACGAGGAATTGGAACAACAAGTtgggtttttaaaattacttttgcaCGAcgtttttatcacttttttagtataccgaaattaaaaatgacatgtACCGATCGAACATCGTTTGCTGTTTTATAATGTGGATTTTTGCCTTGATTTGCCAACTTATAGTCTTCGATCCGTATGAAATGACTAATCTGGTTTTGATTTATTACTTGTGATTTTAGGACCCAACCAACTTTGGCCACTCTTTTCATATCAGTGAGTGTTTTTTTGGCCCTAGTGACGCTTCTTGTAGCGGGAGACCAATACaaacattttccaaaaattgtgaaaaaatttaataaatctcTAAGTTCCAACAGAAGGCGTCGAACTGCGGTTCTGGCAAGCGTGGTCATAATTATGTCGATGTCTGGTGTTTCAACTTTGATAATAGagtcgaaattaaaaaatgacgcCAACAGTAACATACACCCTGAAAAGGTGATTTTTTCCTGGATTATTTACCTCTTTGCACTGGCCACGGCTATAAGAATCAACTacagaataaaaatattgttagcATTTCTTTTGGTGTCTGTGTATGTCATTTTGGCAAACATTGAGCCCTACAGGCAACATTTCTTTCCTGAAATTGAAAAGTAAGCCAATTTGGAGTAAACAATTCAAAAACTGAAACGCCTTTTAGCTCTTTGCTCCCAATTCAGTTTCCAGTTCTCTTGGTGGCATTTTTCCTCCTAATATTTTACCACGCAAGATTGATTGAAGTCACTTCacgtttgtattttttgtggaaaCACAAAGCCCAAATCGAGCTCGATGGAATGCGCGCAGCCCGCCAGACCAACATGCAGTTATTAACAAATGTTCTTCCAGAACATGTCGCCAAGCATTTTCTGAGCCGCGAATACAGAAACGAAGTATTTTTACGAACGTTCAGCAAAACAATCCTCACTTACTATTTCAGGAACTCTATTCGCAAGCGCGTGACGGGATCGGTGTTCTCTTCGCCACCATTccgaatttttcgaaattttattcCGAGGCTAAAGGCTTGGAATGTTTGAGACTGCTCAATGAGATAATCGgtacgattttttattttttttggtttaatcatttaattttgtagCAACTTTCGACGAAGTCCTGGACGACGAACGTTTTAGTTCCATAGAGAAGATCAAAACCGTAAGTGCTACCGCCACGTATATGGCCGTCTCGGGCCTCAACCCCTCTATAAAACACGACCCCCTTATCGGAGACACCCCTGAGCACTTGGGGGCCCTCATCGACTTTGCGATAACCCTGCGGCAACGACTCGAAGAAATCAACCGCGATTCCTTCAATCGGTTCAATCTGAGAGTGGGAATTTCTTACGGTGACCTTGTTTGTGGCGTCATCGGTGCCAAAAAGCCCATTTTCGATGTGTGGGGTAACACCGTAAATGAGGCTTCCAGGATGGACAGCACCGGGCTCATGGGTGAAATACAAGTGCCGAAAAACACAGCCCAGGTTAGTTTTCCTggttttatatatttttgtaattgttgTTTAGTTGCTAGTGCATCAAGGGTACGAACTGAAGAAACGCGGACTGGTCCGAGTCAAAGGAAAAGGATTGATGGAGACGTTTTTCGTGCTAGGGAAGAAACTGAAGAAAGTGCGAAGTTGCCAGCGCAATTTCAGCAATGCAATCAGTCTCGAAGCCATGGTTTACGCGATTGCGAAAAACAGGAGGCGATTTATAAGTCACAGTTACAAGTTCTAAGtatttattcagaaaaaaCCTCCAAGTATTCCAAACGACTGAATCTTTTTACATCAGCATCACTCCGGATTTTCGTCTCTGGGAGCTTCCTCACGCGCACGATGTGCTTTTTCTCCACGCCAAGCTCTTTGGCACACAACTCCAAAACCCCGTCAATCGTCAGTTGGTTTTCGTCGAGTTCTGTTTCGATGAAGTCTTCATCTGGGTTTTGAAAGAGTCGCATTCGTATAACGTACGGTCCTATTAAATGTCGCTCTGAAGTacttaattttggtaaagtaAACATACTTTTAATTACACTTTTCCGGAGACACACCGCTACTTTTGGAGTAAGCCGTTCAAAACctctcaaaatcaaagcttcaAAGTAAACCCCAGTCACCGTAATCACCAAAACTAGCACGAAGTAACCTAATTTAATCaagtttagtttagttttatttaattttaataattgtacCGAAATAAAACAACTCCTCATTTGGTTTTTCAATACCAGTTCGTACAAGAATAGACAACGCTATCACCCAcagaagaataataaaaatgcaaaacaaaAGATCGAATATTACTCCAGCTTTTCTTTTCGTTCTCTTATTCATTTCGGGAGCCCTACCTCACAATTAGCacagttttgacaaattttgtgTACTCACCGTCCAGCGTCATCAATGGTCATCACATGGTCCAAACTCACCACTTCTGGCATTTCCTTGCCAGTGGGGGCCCGAAAATTGCCCATTTGGAACAAAAATCGCTTGATACCTTCCATTCACAAACGcacaaacttttttgtttgttatttttgtaaacacaACAGTTACGCAGCAACCAGATTCGGcgctaaatttaaacaaaccgGATGGTTTTCACTcctttatttacaattttacaagTTTATAAATGATTTTGAGCGACCCATTCGTGTCGCGGTGTGCTCGAGCTGGATTCGGGCGACTCCGGCTGGTTTTGGCCACTCCCTCCGTCGTCGATAACTCCGCCCACTTCGTTCTGGTGGTAGCCAACAGGCGTGGCTCGCTCTGACCCAATTTGGGGGTAGGGGCTTTCCGGGTTGACCACCGAGATGTACTCGGGATTTTGGTAGTGTGTGCATGAAACGTCCTGGTTGTAATAACTGGGATATGTTAGGTTGGTTAGGTTTGTGACGGGTTGGTAGATTTGGTTGGGGGATTGGCTTGGAGTGGGTTGGGCGGAGATTTGATACGGTGGTGGGGGGCTTGAAGTGAGGGACCAGCAGTTGATCGTGGGGCTCATTACGGTGGTGGGGGTCTGGACCGTGGACCAGGTGGAGTAGGTGGGGCCTGGTGCACTGTAAGGCGTGGCTTGCTGGATGTGATCCGGAGGGTTGTACACTGAAATGAACCAATCAAGTTTGGTTTGTGTTGAGTGGGCGTAGTTTACCGTGTGGTGGGGGTGAGAGGGACGCCGACTTGGGGCGTTGCATGGGATAAGGCGATGCTCGATTGTTTTTCAATGTGGTCCTTGTGCATGTTGATAGTTGTACGGTTGCGGTCACGGCCGGGTAGATGGGTTGATGGGGCAAGAACCATGACCCATATTGTGAGTACTGGGTTTGTTGTTGGGTGAAGGTGGGCGAGTACTCCCGCTGGTATATACTATCCGGGCGTTCCTTCGCATCAAGGAAGGCTTTGGCGAACGGAttgtacttaatttttaacgCGGTCACTTCTTCGTTCTGGTAAGCGGTAACGGCAATGAATTGTGTTTCCGGAAACGGAAACGATATGACTCTTCGGGGTTCAGTGCCTACTCGGACCAGGTGAACAGTGGGTTTGTATTTGTGGAGGGAGTTGAGCATAATTTGACCGTTTCCGTTCGATTTGTTCGTAAGTTTGACTTTTGCGAACGAGATGGATTCTTTCATCCA
It contains:
- the LOC135266411 gene encoding uncharacterized protein LOC135266411, coding for MVFYQILRPGERTLNQQPFGQHNPNLLPDQRRQICFRRLVNETTLPSRECLSLDCVKSALTNLAKLHATGLILEEKTSCKLNEKLAKELAEAFYSDVESVRTSMEAYKTGANAIIDLSHEPTMKISSGWLKQKVSEVLDLQKLYVTPSRRFRNTICHGDVWTGNFMFKMEQKSKNCVLVDFQACRYGPPAQDVMAFLHLTTNRDFRDKHQEEVLGFYCKELDASLDKFGLKNLITREEFDESCRFYKRYAMVQAVLLFQIVVMSEEVARELFANQDKVLSVFFKEKYNFITEVCRKDPIFRKMNFEAIAELREFFEGQM
- the LOC107397922 gene encoding uncharacterized protein LOC107397922, which produces MEAYKTGANAIIDLSHEPTMKISSGWLKQKVSEVLDLQKLYVTPSRRFRNTICHGDVWTGNFMFKMEQKSKNCVLVDFQACRYGPPAQDVMAFLHLTTNRDFRDKHREEVLGFFYKELDASLDKFGLKNLIKREEFDESCRFYKRYAMVQAIILFQIVVMSEEVARELFANQDKVLSVFFKEKYDFITEVCQKDPIFRKMNFEAIAELREFFEGQM
- the LOC103312982 gene encoding uncharacterized protein LOC103312982 produces the protein MEETLQRPALSEDEVSQILRKKLESDKFIIVSFTLDMLGEWIGLCGDHAILNVNIKPGNDLKTSETRFTFFVKLFPRVPFVIEFIEGTGAFKKEIFMYKLFAVMEDEEIKTLDECIPRCYFASDKYIVMDNLIEKGYKSLNKHEVFDWDSVKVALEALARLHASSLLYEEKKSRRLTDLYEFAESYYNDREDFPLKKEINAAITGVLNSIELFNFPKKLISGKDFRTVLSQVCPQVYDLVKPSKKFRNVVCHGDIWATNVVIKHDENNKPVKGRLVDFQCARYAPPAQDVMSLIHLTTSREFRKRFMYNLIGIYYTDLEKHVTLGGYDMKKIIPFEEFLASCEEQKLFGMIQAATYFPLILLDGQTVKEYFGDQEKNKKSLFEDRSVLVREYMDKDEKYKNRIRDSIQDLKDYCDYL